In Rhodamnia argentea isolate NSW1041297 chromosome 1, ASM2092103v1, whole genome shotgun sequence, the genomic window aacatatatatatttttttggtcgaacaaattgaacaaatttgatTTGAACGTTATTTCGCTACTGATTGGTTGGAAGTATACACAAGTGTAGCTAATAAATCATCGGATTCATGCCTTTTTTGCTTGCCTTATGTTAATTAGATTCCTACATCCATTAGATGCTTCGAATCCATTCTTGCATTGCGATGTTTTTTAGACGTACGCAAACCCTAAACCGTACAATGGCGTCggatcattactcaagatttaagttttcaaatcaagaaagaaaatcatatATATGTATGTTATACTAAGAAATCCCTTGATATTGCATATATGAATTCAATTAAGGAATGTGATACCGGAAGGGCAAGAGGCAACATGAGGGGCTTTAGACCAATTGACCTTTCTAGTGATTAGTTTAACTCATCTCGGTCCCACCCGCCAACTCTTAAAATGTTACATTATCAACTAACTGAAGtaatgattggtggcgactcgtGAATATGTACAAGAATCGAATGACGGTAGCTTGACCTTGATCTAAGGAATGCGGGACTCTAGCATTACTATTGGCACGACAACCTTGAATTTGCTTTTCATCTCGTTTCGAAATTTTTCACGGAGTAGGGCGTTACAACCAAGGAGATAAGTATCTTTTGTACCTTGAATCGTAAGATTCTGATAAATACACACGAAattattaggaaaataaatcTAAAGTGTTATTTTGATATAGAAATGACATCGTTCTTtcgacaaagaagaagaagaagaggaagagaattaCATCAAACAACCGCCGTGTGCTTTCTATTTTCATACGTCTTCCTCGCAATGTGATGTAAATAACCGAAAAGCAAAGCGCCTCAATTCAAAAttcgaattctctctctctctctctctctcccgaccATCATTTCTTACTTCACTCggccctctccctctctctcaatctTCGTCTTCCCATCTTCAATCGCAGCCCACATGGCCCAGACGCTCCCTCTGCAGACCAGCAACAACGCCAACACCGCCGCtccggcggcggtggcggcggcggcgcgcaaGGGCAAGACCGTCGAGGAGACCTACCAGAAGAAGTCCCAGCTCGAGCACATCCTCCTCCGCCCCGACACCTACATCGGCTCCGTCGAGAAGCACACCCAGGCGCTCTGGGTCTACGACGGCGACGAGATGGTGCACCGGCCCGTCACCTACGTCCCGGGCCTCTACAAGATCTTCGACGAGATCCTCGTCAACGCCGCCGACAACAAGCAGCGCGACCCCAGGATGGACTCCGTGAAGGTGACCATCGACCCGGAGAGGAATCTGATCAGCGTGTACAACAACGGGGATGGCGTGCCCGTGGAGATGCACCGGGAGGAGAACGTCTATGTGCCGGAGTTGATCTTCGGCCATTTGCTGACCAGCAGTAACTACGATGACACCGTGAAGAAGACGACGGGAGGGAGAAACGGGTATGGCGCTAAGCTCACGAATATATTCTCGACAGAGTTTGTTATTGAGACGGCTGATGGCAAGAATGGCCTGAAGTACAAGCAGGTAAAGGTGATATGAAGTACTATGAAGTAGGAAAACCTGCGTTGTTTAGACTAGTTAGGCTTCCGTTTATTTGTGTCTTGGAGATGCGTCTATGTTACCATTTCCTCTAGCTTTCATAATTTGGGATTCCTTCAGGTTTATTTCTTGATATTAGTTATGTAAATTGCTCTGATGGGAAGGTTACTGTCTCTGTTTAAGCTGCCCTTTTTGTATTGGAGTTCAGCTGCCCTTGTTTGATCAGATTGGTGCTGTTTTTTGTTCTTCACGACGTCATGTAGTAGTTTCTGCTCAAGGTTGTGGCCAACTTTTTTAGGATAGTAAACACACTCATTTTGGTTTTCAGTACGATGTTCTAGCCACTTTTATTGGGTTAGCGGAATCAATTTGGTTGAACTCCTATAATGATCTGTTCCAATGACTTCAAGGTTTTCTCAAAGAACATGGGAGTAAAAGGTGCACCTGATATTAAGGCTTGCAAGGCGGGCGAAAACTGGACCAAGGTCTCATTCAAACCAGACTTGGCCAAGTTTAACATGACCCAGCTTGAAGATGATGTGGTTGCTTTGATGAAAAAGCGCGTCATTGACTTGGCTGGGTGTCTCGGTAAGACGGTGAAGGTTGAGCTGAACGGGAAAAGGGTTCCTGTCAAAACATTTGCTGACTATGTCGGCCTCTGTCTAAAATTTGCCTCTAAAAGTAGACCAGAATGCTCCCTCCCAAGgttctctcctttcccttttctttctgatTGTAATCATTTTGTAGCTTCAATTGGTATTCTGAATGCTAAATTTACTTGATTGGATTAGGATTGAGGAGACTGTTAATGAGAGGTGGGAAGTCTGTGTAAGCCTAAGCGAAGGACAATTTCAACAGGTACTTTGAATACTTTCTTCTGTAACAGGCAAAAATAGGACTAGCAAAACTGAACAAGTTTTGATTGTGAATTCTGCAACAGGTCAGCTTTGTGAATGGGATAGCTACTATTAAGGGAGGGACGCATGTTGATTATGTGACCAATCAGATTGCCAACCATGTTATGACTGTTGTGAACAAGAAGAATAAGACTGCGAACCTCAAAGCTCATAATGTTAAGAGTCATTTATGGGTTTTTGTCAATGCCCTCATTGACAATCCTGCATTTGATTCTCAAACCAAGGAAACTTTGACACTTCGTCAGAGCAGCTTCGGATCCAAGTGTGAACTATCTGACAAGTTCCTACAAAAAGGTTGCACACTCTTTACTGAATTTAACGAaattgatcgattgatctttagGCGAATTTTGTTTATGCTTGCTATAATGCAGTGGCAAAGTCTGGAATCGTTGACTCTCTCCTCTCATGGGCAAATTTCAAGCAAAGTAAAGACCTAAAGAAAACTGATGGGTCGAAGAGGGAGAACCTCCGTGGGATTCCCAAGCTTGAGGATGCTAATGACGCTGGAGGTAGAAACTCCAACAAGTGCACCCTGATTTTGACAGAAGGAGATTCAGCAAAGGCCCTCGCAGTAAGTGCTGGTACCTTTTGGATGTGTGACATAGAAATCTTATTAATTTTGTGGCTGGACATTCTCAAAGAGTTGCCTAATCAAACTGAGTTGATGCAGATGGCTGGGCTTTCTGTTGTTGGACGAGATCGTTATGGTGTTTTTCCTTTGAGAGGTAAATTACTCAACGTGAGGGAAGCCAGCCATAGTCAAATAATCGAAAACAAAGAGATACAGTACGTAAAGCAGATTCTTGGGTTGCAGCAAAATAAGGATTATGACAGTGTCAAATCTTTAAGATATGGTCATTTGATGATAATGACAGACCAGGTTTTACTCTTCTATAGATTTTGTttcgtaataatttttttgtcaagcATGTGCTACTACTGCCGATGCTTATCATAGTATAGTCACTGTGTATATATTGCATTCTGGATGTGCATTTGCAGGATCACGATGGTTCCCACATTAAAGGTCTTCTAATTaacttcattcattcattctggCCATCCTTACTCAAAGTTCCATCTTTCCTAGTTGAATTTATCACTCCAATTGTAAAGGTAGGGATAATTAAATTAAGTCGATCATTTAAACCGTTCTTAGTAGATGGAAAAAGCTTGAAGCCTTCTCTAATTGTAATTACAGGCTACTCATAAAAATGGAAGAGAATTAAGTTTCTATTCAATGCCGGAATATGAGTCCTGGAAGGAAAGTTTGAGCGGCAATGCAAGTGGGTGGTCAATTAAATACTATAAGGTTTGTCTACATTCTTGAAGTATGACTCAGTTACTGCCAAAGTATTTATAATGGGTAACGTTACTAGTTGAATGATCCTTGCAGGGGTTGGGAACAAGCACCTCAAAAGAGGGAAAGCAATACTTCCAAAATCTTGAAATGCACAAGAAGGATTTTGTATGGATTGATGACCAAGACAGCGATGCAATTGAGCTTGCTTTTAGCAAGAAGAAGATTGAAGCAAGGAAGGCTTGGCTACGTCAGTTCGAGGTTGGAAGTGCTGTCTGATTTATAAGAACATGAAGTACTTGCTGCATTTTAGATGTGACTTAATGGaattattaatttctttttcctgcaGCCTGGTACTTATCTTGATCAGAAGGAGAAGCTCATCAAGTACAGTGACTTTGTTAATAAGGAGCTGATATTGTTTTCTATAGCTGATCTTCAAAGATCAATTCCTTCCATGGTCGATGGCCTCAAGCCAGGTCAAAGGAAAATTCTTTTCTGCTCATTCAAAAGGAATTTCATCAAAGAAGCAAAGGTTGCCCAGTTTTCTGGTTATGTATCTGAGCATTCAGCATACCATCATGGCGAGCAAAGTCTTGCTAGTACCATAATCGGAATGGCACAGGATTATGTAGGCAGCAACAACATTAACCTTCTCATGCCGAATGGACAATTTGGGACCCGAAACATGGTGAGACTATTTCGTATTTCACTGGAGATAATCAGGTCG contains:
- the LOC115728834 gene encoding DNA topoisomerase 2-like isoform X1, with product MAQTLPLQTSNNANTAAPAAVAAAARKGKTVEETYQKKSQLEHILLRPDTYIGSVEKHTQALWVYDGDEMVHRPVTYVPGLYKIFDEILVNAADNKQRDPRMDSVKVTIDPERNLISVYNNGDGVPVEMHREENVYVPELIFGHLLTSSNYDDTVKKTTGGRNGYGAKLTNIFSTEFVIETADGKNGLKYKQVFSKNMGVKGAPDIKACKAGENWTKVSFKPDLAKFNMTQLEDDVVALMKKRVIDLAGCLGKTVKVELNGKRVPVKTFADYVGLCLKFASKSRPECSLPRIEETVNERWEVCVSLSEGQFQQVSFVNGIATIKGGTHVDYVTNQIANHVMTVVNKKNKTANLKAHNVKSHLWVFVNALIDNPAFDSQTKETLTLRQSSFGSKCELSDKFLQKVAKSGIVDSLLSWANFKQSKDLKKTDGSKRENLRGIPKLEDANDAGGRNSNKCTLILTEGDSAKALAVSAGTFWMCDIEILLILWLDILKELPNQTELMQMAGLSVVGRDRYGVFPLRGKLLNVREASHSQIIENKEIQYVKQILGLQQNKDYDSVKSLRYGHLMIMTDQDHDGSHIKGLLINFIHSFWPSLLKVPSFLVEFITPIVKATHKNGRELSFYSMPEYESWKESLSGNASGWSIKYYKGLGTSTSKEGKQYFQNLEMHKKDFVWIDDQDSDAIELAFSKKKIEARKAWLRQFEPGTYLDQKEKLIKYSDFVNKELILFSIADLQRSIPSMVDGLKPGQRKILFCSFKRNFIKEAKVAQFSGYVSEHSAYHHGEQSLASTIIGMAQDYVGSNNINLLMPNGQFGTRNMGGKDHASPRYIYTKLSPITRFLFPKDDDNLLDYLNEDGQSIEPTWYMPILPVVLVNGSEGIGTGWSSYIPNYNPRDIVANLRRLLNGEMMEPMDPWYRGFRGTIEKTATKEAGVSYTVCGIIEEVDDTTLRITELPIRRWTQDYREFLESLSTGEKDKTKDPFVKEFRQYSDDVTVHFEVMLSEENMMIAKQEGLLKKFKLTSTISTSNMHLFDSNGVIKKYDSPEQILEEFFHLRLECYEKRKKILLENLELKLAMLDNKVRFILGVVHGEIIVSNRKRADLFQELQAKGFAPFRKETKTIETAVAASTEDLEETEENSEATTKGVRASDYEYLLSMAIGTLTLEKVQELCADKDKLVNEVDALRKATPEKLWLKDLAALEEKLDEQEKIDAQAEETRKARSKTNGAGTKVSRQAPKKPSKNNTKANNSVAQAEVTQGSTNALEAENAANVAKPKRGAGARKAPALKPSKSASVSDDDEEFELLDLKDRLAAYNLESSPDNSSGNAALEDKVPEIPVKVKEPSKMATSRKKPLVSLSETSEEENSNDSGDDDYEIVDSEAEVAKKKGGRKPSAVAKVSKPPAATKKGQANRQQAGMTQQLLTEMLKPAESKGVSPEKKVRKMGASPFNKKSSSVLGREGKADSSTDTDAEGVVEAAPPKGRPRRVNRRQTRYVVSDSESENQTDDTDFDEDDD
- the LOC115728834 gene encoding DNA topoisomerase 2-like isoform X2 produces the protein MAQTLPLQTSNNANTAAPAAVAAAARKGKTVEETYQKKSQLEHILLRPDTYIGSVEKHTQALWVYDGDEMVHRPVTYVPGLYKIFDEILVNAADNKQRDPRMDSVKVTIDPERNLISVYNNGDGVPVEMHREENVYVPELIFGHLLTSSNYDDTVKKTTGGRNGYGAKLTNIFSTEFVIETADGKNGLKYKQVFSKNMGVKGAPDIKACKAGENWTKVSFKPDLAKFNMTQLEDDVVALMKKRVIDLAGCLGKTVKVELNGKRVPVKTFADYVGLCLKFASKSRPECSLPRIEETVNERWEVCVSLSEGQFQQVSFVNGIATIKGGTHVDYVTNQIANHVMTVVNKKNKTANLKAHNVKSHLWVFVNALIDNPAFDSQTKETLTLRQSSFGSKCELSDKFLQKVAKSGIVDSLLSWANFKQSKDLKKTDGSKRENLRGIPKLEDANDAGGRNSNKCTLILTEGDSAKALAVSAGTFWMCDIEILLILWLDILKELPNQTELMQMAGLSVVGRDRYGVFPLRGKLLNVREASHSQIIENKEIQYVKQILGLQQNKDYDSVKSLRYGHLMIMTDQDHDGSHIKGLLINFIHSFWPSLLKVPSFLVEFITPIVKATHKNGRELSFYSMPEYESWKESLSGNASGWSIKYYKGLGTSTSKEGKQYFQNLEMHKKDFVWIDDQDSDAIELAFSKKKIEARKAWLRQFEPGTYLDQKEKLIKYSDFVNKELILFSIADLQRSIPSMVDGLKPGQRKILFCSFKRNFIKEAKVAQFSGYVSEHSAYHHGEQSLASTIIGMAQDYVGSNNINLLMPNGQFGTRNMGGKDHASPRYIYTKLSPITRFLFPKDDDNLLDYLNEDGQSIEPTWYMPILPVVLVNGSEGIGTGWSSYIPNYNPRDIVANLRRLLNGEMMEPMDPWYRGFRGTIEKTATKEAGVSYTVCGIIEEVDDTTLRITELPIRRWTQDYREFLESLSTGEKDKTKDPFVKEFRQYSDDVTVHFEVMLSEENMMIAKQEGLLKKFKLTSTISTSNMHLFDSNGVIKKYDSPEQILEEFFHLRLECYEKRKKILLENLELKLAMLDNKVRFILGVVHGEIIVSNRKRADLFQELQAKGFAPFRKETKTIETAVAASTEDLEETEENSEATTKGVRASDYEYLLSMAIGTLTLEKVQELCADKDKLVNEVDALRKATPEKLWLKDLAALEEKLDEQEKIDAQAEETRKARSKTNGAGTKVSRQAPKKPSKNNTKANNSVAQAEVTQGSTNALEAENAANVAKPKRGAGARKAPALKPSKSASVSDDDEEFELLDLKDRLAAYNLESSPDNSSALEDKVPEIPVKVKEPSKMATSRKKPLVSLSETSEEENSNDSGDDDYEIVDSEAEVAKKKGGRKPSAVAKVSKPPAATKKGQANRQQAGMTQQLLTEMLKPAESKGVSPEKKVRKMGASPFNKKSSSVLGREGKADSSTDTDAEGVVEAAPPKGRPRRVNRRQTRYVVSDSESENQTDDTDFDEDDD
- the LOC115728834 gene encoding DNA topoisomerase 2-like isoform X3, whose amino-acid sequence is MAQTLPLQTSNNANTAAPAAVAAAARKGKTVEETYQKKSQLEHILLRPDTYIGSVEKHTQALWVYDGDEMVHRPVTYVPGLYKIFDEILVNAADNKQRDPRMDSVKVTIDPERNLISVYNNGDGVPVEMHREENVYVPELIFGHLLTSSNYDDTVKKTTGGRNGYGAKLTNIFSTEFVIETADGKNGLKYKQVFSKNMGVKGAPDIKACKAGENWTKVSFKPDLAKFNMTQLEDDVVALMKKRVIDLAGCLGKTVKVELNGKRVPVKTFADYVGLCLKFASKSRPECSLPRIEETVNERWEVCVSLSEGQFQQVSFVNGIATIKGGTHVDYVTNQIANHVMTVVNKKNKTANLKAHNVKSHLWVFVNALIDNPAFDSQTKETLTLRQSSFGSKCELSDKFLQKVAKSGIVDSLLSWANFKQSKDLKKTDGSKRENLRGIPKLEDANDAGGRNSNKCTLILTEGDSAKALAMAGLSVVGRDRYGVFPLRGKLLNVREASHSQIIENKEIQYVKQILGLQQNKDYDSVKSLRYGHLMIMTDQDHDGSHIKGLLINFIHSFWPSLLKVPSFLVEFITPIVKATHKNGRELSFYSMPEYESWKESLSGNASGWSIKYYKGLGTSTSKEGKQYFQNLEMHKKDFVWIDDQDSDAIELAFSKKKIEARKAWLRQFEPGTYLDQKEKLIKYSDFVNKELILFSIADLQRSIPSMVDGLKPGQRKILFCSFKRNFIKEAKVAQFSGYVSEHSAYHHGEQSLASTIIGMAQDYVGSNNINLLMPNGQFGTRNMGGKDHASPRYIYTKLSPITRFLFPKDDDNLLDYLNEDGQSIEPTWYMPILPVVLVNGSEGIGTGWSSYIPNYNPRDIVANLRRLLNGEMMEPMDPWYRGFRGTIEKTATKEAGVSYTVCGIIEEVDDTTLRITELPIRRWTQDYREFLESLSTGEKDKTKDPFVKEFRQYSDDVTVHFEVMLSEENMMIAKQEGLLKKFKLTSTISTSNMHLFDSNGVIKKYDSPEQILEEFFHLRLECYEKRKKILLENLELKLAMLDNKVRFILGVVHGEIIVSNRKRADLFQELQAKGFAPFRKETKTIETAVAASTEDLEETEENSEATTKGVRASDYEYLLSMAIGTLTLEKVQELCADKDKLVNEVDALRKATPEKLWLKDLAALEEKLDEQEKIDAQAEETRKARSKTNGAGTKVSRQAPKKPSKNNTKANNSVAQAEVTQGSTNALEAENAANVAKPKRGAGARKAPALKPSKSASVSDDDEEFELLDLKDRLAAYNLESSPDNSSGNAALEDKVPEIPVKVKEPSKMATSRKKPLVSLSETSEEENSNDSGDDDYEIVDSEAEVAKKKGGRKPSAVAKVSKPPAATKKGQANRQQAGMTQQLLTEMLKPAESKGVSPEKKVRKMGASPFNKKSSSVLGREGKADSSTDTDAEGVVEAAPPKGRPRRVNRRQTRYVVSDSESENQTDDTDFDEDDD
- the LOC115728834 gene encoding DNA topoisomerase 2-like isoform X4, with translation MAQTLPLQTSNNANTAAPAAVAAAARKGKTVEETYQKKSQLEHILLRPDTYIGSVEKHTQALWVYDGDEMVHRPVTYVPGLYKIFDEILVNAADNKQRDPRMDSVKVTIDPERNLISVYNNGDGVPVEMHREENVYVPELIFGHLLTSSNYDDTVKKTTGGRNGYGAKLTNIFSTEFVIETADGKNGLKYKQVFSKNMGVKGAPDIKACKAGENWTKVSFKPDLAKFNMTQLEDDVVALMKKRVIDLAGCLGKTVKVELNGKRVPVKTFADYVGLCLKFASKSRPECSLPRIEETVNERWEVCVSLSEGQFQQVSFVNGIATIKGGTHVDYVTNQIANHVMTVVNKKNKTANLKAHNVKSHLWVFVNALIDNPAFDSQTKETLTLRQSSFGSKCELSDKFLQKVAKSGIVDSLLSWANFKQSKDLKKTDGSKRENLRGIPKLEDANDAGGRNSNKCTLILTEGDSAKALAMAGLSVVGRDRYGVFPLRGKLLNVREASHSQIIENKEIQYVKQILGLQQNKDYDSVKSLRYGHLMIMTDQDHDGSHIKGLLINFIHSFWPSLLKVPSFLVEFITPIVKATHKNGRELSFYSMPEYESWKESLSGNASGWSIKYYKGLGTSTSKEGKQYFQNLEMHKKDFVWIDDQDSDAIELAFSKKKIEARKAWLRQFEPGTYLDQKEKLIKYSDFVNKELILFSIADLQRSIPSMVDGLKPGQRKILFCSFKRNFIKEAKVAQFSGYVSEHSAYHHGEQSLASTIIGMAQDYVGSNNINLLMPNGQFGTRNMGGKDHASPRYIYTKLSPITRFLFPKDDDNLLDYLNEDGQSIEPTWYMPILPVVLVNGSEGIGTGWSSYIPNYNPRDIVANLRRLLNGEMMEPMDPWYRGFRGTIEKTATKEAGVSYTVCGIIEEVDDTTLRITELPIRRWTQDYREFLESLSTGEKDKTKDPFVKEFRQYSDDVTVHFEVMLSEENMMIAKQEGLLKKFKLTSTISTSNMHLFDSNGVIKKYDSPEQILEEFFHLRLECYEKRKKILLENLELKLAMLDNKVRFILGVVHGEIIVSNRKRADLFQELQAKGFAPFRKETKTIETAVAASTEDLEETEENSEATTKGVRASDYEYLLSMAIGTLTLEKVQELCADKDKLVNEVDALRKATPEKLWLKDLAALEEKLDEQEKIDAQAEETRKARSKTNGAGTKVSRQAPKKPSKNNTKANNSVAQAEVTQGSTNALEAENAANVAKPKRGAGARKAPALKPSKSASVSDDDEEFELLDLKDRLAAYNLESSPDNSSALEDKVPEIPVKVKEPSKMATSRKKPLVSLSETSEEENSNDSGDDDYEIVDSEAEVAKKKGGRKPSAVAKVSKPPAATKKGQANRQQAGMTQQLLTEMLKPAESKGVSPEKKVRKMGASPFNKKSSSVLGREGKADSSTDTDAEGVVEAAPPKGRPRRVNRRQTRYVVSDSESENQTDDTDFDEDDD